cacatgaatatctcagccgtctgtaaaccaatttgcatgattttatctttaaacgaaagctatgactttgccattgaacccattgtattttgtttttgcaatcagacattgggttccggagatatctctgaaatacgaacataaagcattagacgtatcaacttcacacattggtaaaatatgtcccaacaagatctcaatcgtccttggaccgatttgtgcgattttatctttaaacgaaagctatgtttttgtcattggactcattaatttttttctgcaatcggaaattcggtttcagagatatctgtgaaatacgaatatgagacatattttcagactactaatgaagaattgtcacaccaatatctcagccgtctatgacccgatttgaactctttcgggcttaaacagaagctgtaatattgccatttaaggcggcaaatcaaatctgcagccgttttttgtttttaaaaattgttaaattttcagaaatatccctttttacccttcttacaccctaagaagggtataaagatcgcttgaaaaaccgactttttatccgaggctcggagacccaagtcgtatataccaatcaactcagctcgacgaactgagcacatgtatgtatgtgtgtgtgtgtgtgcgtgtgtgcgtatgtgtgtgcgttacaaaaatctcacatcaagatctcagccgtccgtgtatcgatttgcacgattttaacactaaacgaaagctatgactttgtcattgtacgagttcaattttttttgcaatcggtcatttggttccagagatatgtgagaaatacgaacatgaagtgcattttcagaaaactaacaaaataatgtcacatgaatatctcagccgtctgtaaaccaatttccatgattttatctttttccggagatatctctgaaatacgaacataaagcattagacgtatcaacttcacacattggtaaaatatgtcccaacaagatctcaatcgtccttggaccgatttgtgcgattttatctttaaacgaaagctatgtttttgtcattggactcattaatttttttctgcaatcggaaattcggtttcagagatatctgtgaaatacgaatatgagacatattttcagactactaatgaagaattgtcacaccaatatctcagccgtctatgacccgatttgaactcttttgggcttaaacagaagctgtaatattgccatttaaggcggcaaatccaATCTGCAGtcttcttgtattttttaaaaattgttaaatttccagaaatatccctttttacccttcttacaccctaagaagggtataaagatcgcttgaaaaaccgactttttatccgaggctcggagacccaagtcgtatataccaatcaactcagctcgacgaactgagcacatgtatgtatgtgtgtgtgtgtgtgtgcgtgtgtgcgtgtgtgcgtgtgtgcgtgtgtgcgtatgtgtgtgcgttacaaaaatctcacatcaagatctcagccgtccgtggaccgatttgcacgattttaacactaaacgaaagctatgactttgtcattgtacgagttcaatttttttttgcaatcggtcatttggttccagagatatgtgagaaatacgaacatgaagtgcattttcagaaaactaacaaaataatgtcacataaatatctcagccgtctgtaaaccaatttgcatgattttatctttaatcgaaagctatgactttgccattgaacccattgtattttgtttttgcaattagacattgggttccggagatatctctgaaatacgaacataaagcattagacgtatcaacttcacacattggtaaaatatgtcccatcaagatctcagtcgtccttggaccgatttgtgcgattttatctttaaacgagagctatgtttttgtcattggacccattcatttttttctgcaattggaaattcggtttcagagatatctgtgaaatacgaatatgagacatattttcagactactaatgaagaattgtcacaccaatatctcagccgtctatgacccgatttgaactcttttgggcttaaacagaagctgtaatattgccatttaaggcagcaaatcaaatctgcagtcttcttgtattttttaaaaattgttaaatttccagaaatatcccttttttattttgaaatcgatacaaacatgataatatcagttattttatattcaattgaaggccatttccatagaaattgtaatatgcactgggcacacacaaccattcaaaagtgtaagaagggttgcgttcactgtaggtggattaagtcgggttttattttttgtatcgAAATATAATTTACCGCGAAATAGACgcgaattttcaattttttttaattggctgtccgcgaaattttgaaaattttgccgcgaatttccaccacccctatgcatatataaacataaacactgctgatcccaggaagaattattccgtgaaaaaatgttgctattCGGTGGATCCAGGGCCGGACAGTTTTCGGGGGCCCTAAATGTACGGaaaaggttgattttggtacataaggtTATGTGGGAGCCCGGGGCCATGGCCACGCGGAATTAGGATTCATATGAAAATGTCGTATGGGTAGGTACCTAATCCACAACGCCCATTTTCGCTTACAATGTCTGGCGGGTATATTTTTTGGGCTTCCGTGATAGTCCACTCCAacaccttccaaaggattttctatttcacatctcgatattcccATGAGTCGACCGTCCTTTCAACATGGAGGTGATCTTGCTCTTTTGCGTTCAAACCTAATACATAGGTTTAAACTGTCAATAGTTGAACAATTAGTCTTTGGTTGAGCACATTGCTAAATCGACTAAAGTGCGAGCATGATTGTTTTTTCCACAACACACCAGATCGTTaaaatttcttgattatccgacatacatatttcaacttttgtggtaaTTCCTTTGTTGgcagagaaataaacaaatcagtAGATATCGTTAGTAACGAGGAAAATCACAGTCTGCTtagatgaaaatttcagttaagTGTTTGGAAACAGCTCTTGTCACActattcatattcatattcaATTCATAGAATAGGCCGGGTACATTTGGCAGAAGtaagtattgtgccttgcaacaaaatgataTCTTCCATGATAATTTTTTCAAGGCTTCTACAGAtctggcattcatcgctacaaaCCACCACGTGCCGGTCAAATTTTCAATATCTGAACGATATCTGAACGACgcgaattttagaagaaaataccaaatttgtattgtactacattttgttattattcagttatcagttaatcacatgattgataactaaatatcaagatgataataaggataactaatcctgttatcagtttgatatcatttcagttatctgcctttgctcgggttTGCCGACGGCTTTGGATGCTGATGGTGCTCTTCTATTACAACTTCtattgcaatcttctattacaacgattagctccttgtacccttagtataaattaggttagatttagtttaagttaaaaacattgtaattcctacatggttcaatcaaaccagaggaaaaatcctaactgccagaggcaattgaaatgtattaataataactaaaaagtaacatagcaaataaggatgatagtgttaagaaaatacggaacacctagtctaagatgaatgcatgtattagataattagcaaataaaataagttaaaaaaaaaattgcgtacATTGCGAATCCATATATGTAGGTGcaagtttgttgaaaactaagtaaaacacatattcatatcctcattcttattgaacctcacgtttagattgaacaagagtagccgaacccgaacgtcaagaacgcaacacagagtacactgtgaaaaacgcatcatgcgaatccatataggtaacactcacaaagtacattgtaaaaaacgaatccatataggtggaagttggAAGGTTGAAAAActcagtaaaacacatattcataaccccacattcacgttgagattgaacaagagtagccaaagccgaacgtcaaagacgagacacagagtacactgtgaaaaacgcataatgcgaatccatataggtgacaatttgttgaaaactaagtaaaacacatattcataaccccactcttatttaacctcacgctgagattgaacaagagtagccgaagccaaacgtcaaggacgagacacagaaaCAGagacactgtgaaaaaacgcataatgcgaatccatataggtaacatacacaaagcacattgtaaaaacgcataatgcgaatccatataggtgacaatttgttgaaaacaagtaaaacacatattcataaccctactcttatttaacctcacgataaggttgaataagagtagccgattatctcggagaagtaaaaagtcaactacgccatagctccggtaagcgcagcgagggctaaaatactgtgaagggggccctggtgcttcacaggctccgtttgcggttaggttcttattagaccccctaaccattcattcgtaggcacggtaagcataaagaagCATCACACCGAggattaggggtcacctgtatggtggacttttaccactggaacaggcaatccgtaatgttattcttaacCAGATAATTAAGGTCTAGCCGACATTTcccaccaacacgaacgcacggttgtggttgcaaacaatcccatttgattttgccgtgacagctgctcgtggttgcaaacaaattgaataaaagtgtgagtgaaatgtgcGTGTGCGTACACGCTCGCAGAAAACCTAAttagctgccgacaccacacggctatctaggctgttcgtggagagaagttgacattgactttacgacaactctcaatgtggccgaacagccgcaTAACACATGGAACATTTTCCGACGAAATTCATCGTCgctcaaacactaacgacatctgttatTTACATCGACTTGGGCAAATCGCGaaccaggtggcggtagtgagcaaacgtcaaactcgaacaAAAGCGATTGGTGCGCCGCGGTCGGTCAATTggtcaactaatgattatttgaatagtAGCTTTGTGAATAGTAGCTTTGATTACCATGCGGAGTGTTGCTTTTAAGCCAAATCTAGCTTCAAGTTATTATAATAGTTATATTCTTACTAGGTTTTCAATATACAGCATAGCATAACTTCTCTGGCTAACATatctaaaaaaatccgttgaTATTACTAGCTTTGAGCAAACGGCTTTATAACCAGACGTGTTACCAGTAATGCGAGAAAACAACGCGATTTTAGTttaagctgaaattttgtagatttcgaatggtttttcaaTTGATCTAAATTTGCTGATATAATATACTCGATCCAGTTGAAACCCCGAAGTAggggctagcgaagttggatttttctcacaatccgtacgttaaaccttacttcggaagtggtgcgctgaatagcgcttcgcgatatgaaaacagcgcaccacttccgaagttaggtttaacgtacggattgtgagaaaaatccaacttcgctagcccccaattccggttttctactggattgagaatataaCCATTTACGTTTAGAATTGACATAAATATTGTTGGTAATGAAATGAGTTTCTACTTCAATGAATTAATTAAATTAGTCATAGAAAACTTTAAAcctcatttttctcggttcagcatTGTTGGCTTTTCGGCCTTAATCATATGTTGTTCGAGAATTGATAAGATAAAGACTTTTCTCTTATATTAATCTTATCATGCATCGCGTTCACAAATTATAAATGTTTTTCATTCCAGTATCATACCAGTAGATATTTTAATGCTGATTGGCTCACTTGGAGCTGACTCTTTAGGAATCAATGTAAATATAATAATGTCCGCCAACTGCGAAATTAAATTCGATCACAATCCTCACGGAGTGTATCTACCGGGACAGACCCTATCCGGAACCGTAGAGCTTTGTTTGAAGGACACGCTGACCATGAAAGGTAAAACATGAGTAAGGATTTCAATTAGTTCGTCATctagaaataaaaattgaactATTATTATAGGAGTTGTTCTCCAAATCAAGGGCAGAGCAAAAGTTAAATGGTCCAAAACATCCACTATAGGAGACAGTCATTATGTAGTTAAATATCGTGGCCGACAGGACTATATGAACTCTACAACGTATTTAATCGGGTCGAACGATGGATCCAATATCGAACTGCCTACAGGGCTACACGCATATCGATTCTCATTTATTTTACCGACTGATTTGGTCACATCTCTGGAAGCAGACAAAGGCCACATTCGATACACCGTCAAAGTTATGCTCGAGCGTTCCTGGAAAGTTGATTATTCGTACAAAAAGGCTTTTACAGTTCTACGTCACGTAAATCTGAACGAAGAAAATTTGGAAGTACGTCtaccatcaaaagttgcaaaGCAGAAGCATTTTCTCTGGGGACCTTTCAAATCCGCTCCGTTGTTGATGATAATAGAGACTCCCATATCCGGGTACGCCCCAGGTCAAACCATAGCTGTTCGCATCGAAGTCGACAACCAAAGCAATAGGCAAATGAAAGGAATTATCACCAGGCTAGTTCGAGAAGTGTCCCTCATCAGTCAATCTCCGCACACCAAAGTCCAGCCGGTTTACACAGTAGTTTCAGAGGTTCAGTGCATTGGCGTTGAAAAGCGCAGCAAAGGCAGCACCATGCAATATCTCAATATTCCACCTTTGCCTCCGACTAACAGGACTTGTCAAGTTATGACCGTCAACTACTTCGTCGAGGTGGAAGGAAATATATCCGGCCCTGCTTCTAACCCCAAAGTCCAGATCCCCATAACATTGGGAACTATTCCGCTAACAACCAACGCCGTTCCGAATTTTGACAATGCAGCAAGCACATCTACCTCGATAGTGGTCCAACCAATGACGGTCTTGCATGAGAATTTACGTGAGTGAAGGAGCTATTTAAAATCAtctttctcgcttaactttttacCATCTCTTGAATATATTTACTAACAGGTCCACCCAGTTATGAGGAAGCGATTCTTTCTTGTGAAAATAATGTTCAAGAAAAAGGAGAAACCAACAAGATTGGATGGAAAGAGTATACACCATGCTACACGATTTACCATTTCAACGAGGAAGATAAAACTCACCcgtattcaaattcaaaaaaatacttgtgatataaaaattgaaaataaaatacgaaaatacataGATAAGAAGTCATAAGCTATATCGGtaataaacaaaacattgttTCACATTATGCTATTGTGATATTAGCAACCAGTAAACTCTGAAATAGAATATTCTCTTTCGTAGAGTATTTTCACCGAACGTGTTGCACACTACCTTCGATTGTGAGACATGTTGGTTCGATCCAACTTGTAAACATTCCGATGAATGATCGTGGCAAAGCAAAGTGACACGAGAGtcaatcagtttgctgagtattgttgcgacggATGGTCGATTCTCGTCCGGGTCACGACAATGGCGCAGCCGGTAGTTTTATAACCGTTTTTTCCTCGTGTTTTCAGTTTTGCTCCCGGAAGAGAGTTGTGAAGTGTATGAGGAGTAGACCGAATGACAAGAAATTGCAAAAAAGATGgcaaaatgagaaacaaaagacagcaaaaaaataatgcttcggtccccggtaggctcccttACGGAAgggcaaaaatttcaaaaaacgaatgACAAAAAAACTGGCAAAGAATGATAGCGTCCTCCCTGACGGTAGGGCAGAGTAGTAGGCAGAATgtcaagaaatttaaaaaaaaaacagatttatccacctagcggcgatggtgcctttctcgtttttttcgagtgagtaatttctacgcacttttgatatgtgaaaaaagtatttcggccataacttctgagcccatagttcgatccggccaatttcgATTAtggattatgcgtcgaatgcaacttgttgcgagcaaatcggctgagggtaGTGCCTAAAAATAAGtgagatttttttgtaaaa
The nucleotide sequence above comes from Armigeres subalbatus isolate Guangzhou_Male chromosome 3, GZ_Asu_2, whole genome shotgun sequence. Encoded proteins:
- the LOC134220070 gene encoding arrestin domain-containing protein 3-like, whose translation is MLIGSLGADSLGINVNIIMSANCEIKFDHNPHGVYLPGQTLSGTVELCLKDTLTMKGVVLQIKGRAKVKWSKTSTIGDSHYVVKYRGRQDYMNSTTYLIGSNDGSNIELPTGLHAYRFSFILPTDLVTSLEADKGHIRYTVKVMLERSWKVDYSYKKAFTVLRHVNLNEENLEVRLPSKVAKQKHFLWGPFKSAPLLMIIETPISGYAPGQTIAVRIEVDNQSNRQMKGIITRLVREVSLISQSPHTKVQPVYTVVSEVQCIGVEKRSKGSTMQYLNIPPLPPTNRTCQVMTVNYFVEVEGNISGPASNPKVQIPITLGTIPLTTNAVPNFDNAASTSTSIVVQPMTVLHENLRPPSYEEAILSCENNVQEKGETNKIGWKEYTPCYTIYHFNEEDKTHPYSNSKKYL